From Butyricimonas paravirosa, one genomic window encodes:
- a CDS encoding helix-turn-helix domain-containing protein yields the protein MGEILKMNTIHDYHEFLGVKTLHPLVSVIDLSEVPPVRLARKNFGFYTVFLKDVKCGDLRYGRKMYDYQEGTLVFIAPGQIVGDDDNGTRVQVKGWALLFHPDLLLGTSLGRKMKDYSFFSYEANEALHMSDREREIVINCFQEIREELEHAIDKHSRSIITANIEVFLNHCVRFYDRQFITRKDVNKDILTRFEDLLNGYFESDAPVSYGLPSVAFCADKLNLSANYFGDLIKKETGKSAQEYIQFTIIEKVKERFADSSKSVSEIAYEMGFKYPHHLSRLFKKMEGCSPNEYRVALNY from the coding sequence ATGGGTGAAATATTGAAAATGAATACGATTCATGATTATCATGAATTTTTAGGAGTAAAGACTTTGCATCCTTTGGTGAGCGTGATTGACCTGTCGGAAGTGCCTCCGGTTCGTTTAGCTCGTAAGAATTTTGGTTTTTACACGGTCTTTCTGAAAGATGTCAAGTGCGGGGATCTTCGTTATGGACGCAAGATGTACGATTACCAGGAAGGTACTTTAGTTTTTATCGCACCCGGTCAAATCGTGGGGGATGATGATAATGGAACTAGGGTACAGGTGAAAGGATGGGCGTTGCTTTTCCATCCCGATTTATTATTGGGGACGTCTTTGGGGCGCAAGATGAAGGACTATTCTTTTTTTTCTTACGAGGCGAACGAGGCTCTTCACATGTCTGACCGGGAACGAGAGATCGTGATTAATTGTTTTCAAGAGATCCGGGAGGAGTTGGAACACGCTATCGATAAACATAGTCGATCCATCATTACCGCTAATATTGAAGTATTTTTGAATCATTGTGTCCGCTTTTACGATCGGCAATTTATAACTCGTAAGGATGTGAATAAGGATATTCTTACCCGGTTTGAAGATTTGTTGAACGGTTATTTCGAGTCGGATGCCCCGGTTTCTTATGGTTTACCTTCTGTTGCTTTTTGTGCGGATAAACTTAATCTTTCTGCGAATTATTTCGGAGATCTGATAAAGAAGGAAACGGGAAAATCGGCTCAAGAGTATATCCAATTCACCATTATCGAGAAAGTTAAGGAACGTTTTGCCGATTCGTCCAAGTCCGTGAGTGAAATTGCCTATGAGATGGGATTCAAATATCCTCATCATTTGAGCCGCTTGTTTAAGAAAATGGAGGGGTGTTCTCCTAATGAGTACAGGGTGGCATTGAATTACTAG
- a CDS encoding LruC domain-containing protein — MKTKALILALFFLSTIISSCAKKDIEHKEKETTGFTELVVPADFDWKMSENVTCNFTSEHVSKVYVSTGADTAPFASFYVGQDVDQVKLNIPTYINTLYVKYETEAGLSAAKALDINNNTVTYVVPSDSEKVETALAYSAKTNLSRGNDQAVIFYPARENGWGTLMFEDLWPAYGDYDFNDLVVNYKMQLYPNNKNMVKEMILGIRVKAIGGSLPYDLCLAIKGIKAGEIDEFEKQESNNALENADMELLNPGNSEKNPPIFRFNNIRTNTKAPKGFAFLNTDPDKKARIQEGDMVNITFYITFRNSIPQADLTLDAFDFFIAKPIKEKAAQWQEIHTRGYAPTEEFGQTVYEQTKEGNSYIGKSSIYYTSNSNLIWAINVPTDIPHTYEKADFLEAYPHFKDWATSGGNQNKDWYENSTGNRNDSYLIKQ; from the coding sequence ATGAAAACAAAGGCTTTAATTTTGGCCCTATTTTTCTTATCCACAATTATAAGTAGTTGTGCCAAGAAAGATATTGAGCACAAGGAAAAGGAAACAACAGGATTCACGGAATTAGTCGTTCCTGCTGATTTCGATTGGAAAATGTCCGAAAACGTGACTTGTAATTTCACTTCGGAACACGTTTCTAAAGTGTACGTTTCCACGGGAGCAGACACGGCTCCTTTTGCCTCGTTCTATGTCGGACAGGATGTAGACCAAGTCAAATTGAACATACCAACTTACATTAACACGCTTTACGTCAAATACGAAACGGAAGCAGGATTATCAGCAGCCAAAGCTCTTGATATAAACAATAATACCGTGACTTATGTAGTTCCCTCTGACAGTGAAAAAGTGGAAACAGCTCTTGCTTACTCGGCAAAAACAAACTTGAGCAGAGGAAATGATCAAGCTGTTATATTTTACCCCGCCCGGGAAAATGGTTGGGGAACTTTGATGTTCGAAGACCTTTGGCCTGCCTATGGGGATTACGACTTTAATGACTTAGTTGTAAACTACAAAATGCAGCTTTATCCCAATAACAAAAACATGGTAAAGGAAATGATCCTCGGAATTCGAGTCAAAGCCATTGGAGGCTCGCTACCTTATGATTTATGCCTTGCCATAAAAGGGATAAAGGCAGGAGAAATAGACGAGTTCGAAAAACAAGAATCGAACAATGCTTTAGAAAATGCCGATATGGAATTACTTAACCCAGGCAATAGTGAGAAAAATCCTCCTATATTCAGGTTCAATAACATTAGAACCAACACGAAGGCTCCCAAAGGTTTCGCATTCCTTAATACAGATCCTGATAAAAAAGCACGAATACAAGAGGGCGATATGGTAAATATTACTTTTTACATTACATTCCGCAATTCAATTCCTCAAGCAGATCTTACCCTTGATGCATTTGACTTTTTCATAGCCAAACCCATAAAGGAAAAAGCCGCCCAATGGCAAGAAATTCACACGAGAGGATACGCTCCGACAGAAGAATTCGGACAAACCGTTTATGAACAAACAAAAGAAGGGAATTCCTATATCGGGAAAAGTAGTATTTATTACACCTCCAACTCCAACCTAATATGGGCTATCAATGTTCCGACAGACATTCCCCATACTTACGAAAAAGCAGACTTTTTGGAGGCTTATCCTCATTTCAAAGACTGGGCTACTTCAGGCGGGAATCAAAACAAAGACTGGTACGAGAACTCAACAGGAAATCGCAACGATAGCTACCTGATCAAACAATGA